In Mytilus edulis chromosome 7, xbMytEdul2.2, whole genome shotgun sequence, a single genomic region encodes these proteins:
- the LOC139482130 gene encoding uncharacterized protein, with amino-acid sequence MMDEKIKETETQEEGYLRIEQQNVKFGNLVYKVQMHLNVEKKARKRNLQGLICCTKNYQPDKYQERQSFSDDNETCYIKWKIETADETKIEKVIPELEMAVNYMEAPFRIEFVHIGSLILGTTVKSGILQNNKVLRRAVKTFLKEIQFFGEINTNYKVVLKVDAFQLDKEKFYLKNADDSPGSPSDECEKDPFFVEVSECSSNEPLPISNNAGRCESNLVENSDNSLNAPLPVSNNVVRCYSRNIHELNLDRAPEYSSNTPQPVSHNAVRCYSRNIHELNLDRAPEYSSNAPQPVSNNAVRCYSRNIHELNLDRAPENSSNAPRRVSNNAVRCVSRNIHELNLEYSECPEQLVYVYN; translated from the exons ATGATGGACGAAAAGATAAAAGAAACTGAAACACAAGAAGAAGGCTACTTACGTATTG aacAACAAAACGTTAAGTTTGGTAATCTTGTATACAAAGTGCAAATGCATTTAAATGTGGAGAAAAAGGCACGAAAACGAAATTTACAGGGATTGATATGCTGTACTAAAA ATTATCAACCAGACAAATATCAAGAACGACAATCCTTTTCTGATGACA aCGAAACCTGTTACATCAAATGGAAAATAGAAACAGCAGATGAGACGAAAATCGAAAAAGTAATACCTGAATTAGAAATGGCGGTTAATTACATGGAAGCACCTTTCAGAATTGAATTTGTTCATATTGGTTCCCTCATTCTTGGTACTACAGTCAAAAGTGGTATTCTTCAAAACAACAAGGTTTTGCGACGTGCAGTGAAAACGTTTTTGAAGGAAATACAGTTTTTTGGCGAAATCAACACGAACTACAAAGTTGTGTTAAAGGTTGATGCATTTCAGTTGGATAAAGAGAAATTCT ATTTGAAAAATGCTGATGATTCGCCTGGTAGTCCCTCAGATGAATGTGAAAAGGATCCTTTTTTTGTAGAAGTTTCAGAATGCAGTTCGAATGAACCGCTGCCAATATCAAATAATGCTGGGCGGTGTGAATCAAACCTGGTAGAAAATTCAGATAACAGTTTGAATGCACCATTGCCAGTATCAAATAATGTTGTGCGGTGTTATTCTCGAAATATTCACGAGTTAAACCTAGATCGAGCTCCAGAATACAGTTCGAATACACCGCAGCCAGTATCACATAATGCTGTTCGGTGTTATTCTCGAAATATTCACGAGTTAAACCTAGATCGAGCTCCAGAATACAGTTCCAATGCACCGCAGCCAGTATCAAATAATGCTGTTCGGTGTTATTCTCGAAATATTCACGAGTTAAACCTAGATCGAGCTCCAGAAAACAGTTCGAATGCACCGCGGCGAGTATCAAATAATGCTGTTCGGTGTGTTTCTCGAAATATTCACGAGTTGAACCTTGAATATTCGGAATGTCCAGAACAAttagtatatgtatataactaA